The following are encoded in a window of Dioscorea cayenensis subsp. rotundata cultivar TDr96_F1 chromosome 16, TDr96_F1_v2_PseudoChromosome.rev07_lg8_w22 25.fasta, whole genome shotgun sequence genomic DNA:
- the LOC120278907 gene encoding NAC domain-containing protein 7-like, whose protein sequence is MNTFSHVPPGFRFHPTDEELVDYYLRKKVASRRIDLDVIKEVDLYKIEPWDLQEKCKIGADDQNEWYFFSHKDKKYPTGTRTNRATTAGFWKATGRDKPIYSRNNLIGMRKTLVFYKGRAPNGQKSDWIMHEYRLETNENGPPQEEGWVVCRVFKKRVAAIRKVNEHESPSWYDEHVSFMPELESPKRLLGTHHQPDMQQLHHNLYTCKQELEMHYHLHAHHDPFLQLPQLESPKLPNNFINNGPCTLLQQPSSTIPVTHHDQIISLFSNNTNIEHHHHQDVDQVTTDWRVFDKFVASQLSQEDDHHGSKGSTPNYAHVSTVFQVSGKQEAAVEYASTSSSWK, encoded by the exons ATGAACACCTTTTCTCATGTTCCTCCGGGCTTTAGATTCCACCCGACTGATGAAGAACTCGTCGATTACTATCTTCGGAAGAAGGTGGCATCAAGAAGAATTGATTTGGATGTCATAAAAGAGGTTGATTTGTATAAGATTGAACCATGGGACCTCCAAG AAAAATGTAAAATAGGAGCTGATGATCAAAATGAGTGGTACTTTTTCAGTCATAAAGATAAGAAATACCCGACGGGTACTCGTACTAATCGAGCAACAACAGCAGGGTTTTGGAAAGCAACTGGCAGGGATAAGCCAATTTATTCAAGGAACAATCTTATTGGGATGAGAAAGACCTTAGTGTTTTATAAAGGTAGAGCACCAAATGGCCAGAAATCAGATTGGATCATGCATGAGTATAGAttagaaacaaatgaaaatggcCCTCCTCAG GAAGAAGGTTGGGTGGTGTGTAGGGTTTTCAAGAAGAGAGTAGCTGCAATAAGAAAAGTGAATGAGCATGAGTCTCCTTCATGGTATGATGAGCATGTTTCCTTCATGCCAGAGCTTGAATCCCCCAAGAGACTACTTGGAACTCATCATCAACCAGACATGCAACAACTTCATCACAATCTCTACACTTGCAAACAAGAGCTTGAAATGCACTACCACTTGCATGCTCACCATGATCCTTTTCTTCAGCTCCCTCAATTAGAGAGTCCAAAGCTTCCAaacaacttcatcaacaatggaCCATGCACTCTTCTTCAACAACCATCAAGCACTATTCCTGTCACACATCATGATCAAATCATTTCACTTTTTAGTAACAACACAAACAttgaacatcatcatcatcaagatgtGGATCAAGTCACAACAGATTGGAGAGTGTTTGATAAGTTTGTTGCTTCTCAGCTTAGCCAAGAAGATGATCATCATGGCTCTAAAGGAAGTACACCAAACTATGCACATGTGTCTACTGTTTTTCAAGTTTCAGGGAAACAAGAAGCTGCAGTTGAGTATGCATCCACATCATCCTCTTGGAAGTGA